From Triticum aestivum cultivar Chinese Spring chromosome 7B, IWGSC CS RefSeq v2.1, whole genome shotgun sequence:
GCTGTCTTTGGTCGCCGGCGGCTTCGTATTTGGTCGCTTCCAGCTAGCTAGACGCCGGCGGCTTCGTATTTGGCCACTTCGTGCGCTGTACGCCAGTTTCGTAGGAGCGAGTTAGCTGATCGTGGACACGgccgagaggaagaagaagacttggAAAAAAATATAAGCGAATATTCGGTTTTACAGTTTAAGTTCAAGGGCTCTGTTCGGCCGCAGCTCAAACCAACCCTTAAAACGCGTTTTCCGCGAACTGAAAACCGCGTTTTCAGTTCCGCggtttaaggggtctgctagagatgctctaacagaGTAATTCTGCATAAATCCTCCCAATGGGTGCTATACTGACCTTATGACCACATCACAACTTTCGCCCAAGTGACACCACATAGATATTTtcttaaacggaggcaaaagcttcgCCTCATCATATTAATTAAGGAGTTTTACAGAAAGAACAAGGGCACACGTACCAAACAATCAGGACTTAGCACCGGCAAAAGCCTCCTGCTAGATTTTTGGAAAGATCGAGCCTACAGAATATCCAACTAACTGTGGACTAGTTATGAAGCAACTTTTACAATGATCCTGGACAAGTGACGGTGCTAACTTAATTCTCAAACTCCTAAGAGAGCCAAGTGAACAAGAAAATGTGGCTCTGAGTGAGCCCAAACTTGATTCACCAAGAAAGCTGACAGATATATTTATTTAGATCCAACTCTATGAGATCACAACTTAAGGCTTCATTTTAACAGGCATGGTCTTATCAACAATTACTTGTCATAACTTAATTTCAAACGTCGCAGTTTACGTGACACAACTTGACGAATGAACACAAGGAGTGTGATGCAGTGATCTTTGGTAAAATAAGGTTACAACTTAGAACAGACTCATACAGTCACACTCATGCAAATTTACCATTCATATCCAAACAGAGCACACTTtaacatggaatatgctagcagaTGAACATTACAGCAAGGCTGAAATCCGATCGCTTACCATGTCGATGTCGACTTTGTACACGGGTATCTTGGGGTACTGCCTGCTCATCTTCTCAATCACAGGTGCCATCATCCGACCTGCAACACCAAACAACATAATTGTAGCTCTCTCTAGTCACTCACTCAAATCCCAATTCATGGCACGGAGGCGGCACTTACACGGCCCGCACCAGACCGCCGTGTAGTAGAAGACGGCGGGGAGCTTCTCCACTGCAAAAGGCAAgagccaccacaccacacacgtGAGAACGAAACTCGCGCACGCATCGTAGTGCCAACAGAATCGGTGGAAAAGCTGGAGCGAGAAGGGAGGGGATCGGCGCCGCACCTTGCACCTTGGCGTGGATGTCCTCGAAGGAGTCCGCGGAGCCGACGACCACCATGCTGGAATCGCCTGCGGGAGCCGGGAAAGAAACTGTCAGCGCCGGTCCAGGGCCACGGGGAAGCGAAGGATCGGCGGGGAGGAGGAGTTGGGGGAAGGAGGCGTTTCGGGCGTACCTGCGGATGACGAGGAGAAGAGGCGGGGGAAGGCGGAGAGCGAGGGCGTCAGCGTCGGGGAGGAGGGAGAGGGACGGAGGTgggcggcggggctagggtttaggGCGGGGAGGCGGGGCTGgggcttgggggcggcggcgagggggaggaggaggcgagggagACGGCAGAGTCGGCGAGCCATGCCACGGATCGATCCCGCTGGGTAAAAGACGATTTTGCCCTTGTATAATAGCCTGGGTGGGTACGGCAGGCCCATCATGAATGGGCCTATACGGGCCGAATGCGGCAGGTGGGCTCTTGGGCCTCTTGTTCCAGCACCGGACGGTTAGGCCCCGTTCGGTTTGGAGTTGAAGAAACCACAGGAATTGCTGAGGATACATGGGAGCTCCTAGTTGGCGCTGTAGGCGCCGGTTCGCGCCGCTGGCGCCCGCGCGGACaggaactgggccggcccagcaagctgctgagaagcaaaaagcgaGGGAAAATTTTTAGTGTACGAGGTTTATTTGGGAGAAAGCGGGAGTCGAACTCGTAACGCCCAACAAAACGACCACATGGGTCAACCACTGGACCAAAGCTCGGTGTGATGCTCATTTTGGGAAATCATCACTCTTTAATATTTCATACAGTACAAACATTAAACATATACTACTATTATATACCCCCCTATAAATTCTTTGAATAAACAAAACATAAATTGAAAATGCATTCATATAGACCATGAATTGAAAAGAAAAGTTTGAAAATTGGAAAAAGTTagtgagtttgaaaaaagttcatcgaatttgaaaaaaaagttcatcaatttgaaaaaaaattcatcaaatttgaaaaaagttcattgaatttgaaaaaagttcattaaattttaaaaaaaagttcatcaaacttgaaaaaagttcatcgaatttggaaaaaagttcatccaatttggaaaaagttcatcgaatttgaaaaaaagttcatcgaatttcaaaaaagtttatcaaatttcaaaaaaagttcagtgAATTTAataaagttcatcgaatttcaaaaaagttcaccaaatttcaaaaaagttcatcgaatttgaaaaaaagttcacgtaTTTAAAAATAATTTCACGAATTAGAAAAATCACGtactaaagaaaacaaaaaaggtgagagaaaaagaataagaataaACCAAATTAAAGAATgagaataaaagaaaaaaatgcacTATATTTACACTCGCGGGCGGATAGCGTGGTGGCTAGAGCCGATCGCTAGCAATGAACCGATGCGGCGTTTGCAAATTGCACTGTAACGGGCGCTGCAAGCGCCAAATAGGAATTCCCAGGATACATGAACACTACATGAATATAATGCTAAAACATAGGAACCAGAAATTCTGAGAAAGATCTGGGATTTGGCGTTCGGCTTGCaggaagagaaacaaaggaatgtGTGGACCCTAGTCACAACGGATGGTGCAAAAACTCATTTTTTATTCTTGCAGATGTCACTTCATGTAGCTGTGGGGCTTAAGACCGAGTCAGCAGAGACACGTACATTGGCTTTCCTTTGCATTGCCTCGGGACTCCGCCCAGAAAAAGAGAATCAGGTGGATTCTTTTTTTCCTGTGAATCTGAGGGCTATCGAGCCGTTCCTCTGGAATCTCTCCCTTCCAATCCTTCACACCGAACGTCCCTTTTGTGAAACTTCCCCCGGGTTTTGGATTCCTGCAGTTTCCTTGTGAAATTCCTATGTACCGAACGCACCCTTAGTTTTTTTCTCTCGATTCTTGTCTCAGATTTCCACAGATAAAGCCCGACAATTTCCCGCATATTCTTTTTGAACATGCTCCTAGAGAGACTAATAGTGCTGCCAATAATTTAAGTCAAACTAAGTAGAAGTAAAGTGTGTGCGGTGTGGATGGAAGATCCACACGTACAGATTGTTGATACTCTTGCAAAATATTCTATGGTGATCATCTTGCAATAAAGAGTATTTTGATGTCAAAAAAAATCGACTGTACATAAGGGCGTCACCAAAGCTGATCCTCGAACTGCTTGCAACCGTCTGTACTGTACAGTCCGGACATTTTTTGGTCATCCAAGGCGGGCTTGTATATGTCTGCAGGGTGGTCCTTTTTCCCACAAACCGGAAGcaaacgcggggggggggggggggggtgctttgcgggagtccggataGCAGCCACGTAGAACTCTGACACTCCCAGCTCACCCAAAACTCCTCCCGGACCCGCGCCTCCATTATTTTTCATCTTTCTCTGTATCTGTTTCTCTATTGTCGACACCTCCGCTCCACCACCCCGGTCGCTCAACCCAAACCTTCCTGGAACTCCATAGTCATATTTGCTACTAGCATGGTGTCGGTGTTTGAATCTCAGTACCTGAGAGAACAAACTATCACATACATCGAGAGATCTTTGCAATGTCTGAAGGAAGTGGGTGGCCAGGTTTGCTTGAATCTCTTGACTATCTGCACTGGAGATGGAAGAATTACCCAAAAGCTCTATAATGGGAATATCAGGGCTATGTTAAGAAGCCAACCATCATTACTGAAGGAGTTACATCACACgatctttggatttggcatgtCCGGGTCTCACAATGGCATCAATGTGTTGCACGTACGATAACTAGGATGACTGAAGGGaaagctcctccttgccactataaatgtcaatgggcatgaatacaacatgggctactatctggtCGACGGTATCTATCCTCTGTGGGCTACCTTTTTCAATACCATCTCTGACCCAGCTGGTCAGAAAAAGTCTCACTTTACCCAAAGACAAGAAACAGCTAGAAAAGATGTTGAATGGGCATTTGGAGTTCTGCAGGCCCGTTTTGCAGTTGTCCACAAACCTTGTTGAAGGTGATGACATTTTGtgcgatcatgcacaacatgattgtgGAGGACGACGGTGAGGATGTTGTCGCAACtcttgaatttgagaacatgggtgagCCTATCGAACTTCTAGAGCATAATACGAGtttgttcaaatgcatcaacaaatccGGCGTCGAGCAACTCCTGAGCAACTGAAGAAAGATTTGATTGAGCATCTGAGGGCGGTTAAAGGGGACGAACCATGTGGTCGAACTAGTTGATCTTTCAAACAaatagttttgctaaagcacatctagatgtgtcataagtagtgcacatctaagtcctatctCATTGATCTTACGTGAAGAAGATCTGGGtggatatttttttcttttttatggttGATTGAGTCACTTAGATATGCAATAATTAGGACATATCTAGAttcataagtattgcacatctaaattcGGTCTCACTAATCTTACGTAAAATTCGTGTgtgtattttcttttttttctttttcttttgttttatggTTGATTGAGTCATTTAGATGCGCAAATAACTAGGGCACATCTAGACGTGTTCTAGACAGACCCAAAATATATATTGTTCGTATAAACGCAGTAGCTAGCCACTTCTTTATTTTCCGGAATTAGAGCGTTTTTCCTCCTCCACAAGAAACTCTCCTCTAATATAGGGTTTCCGCGCCTCCCACTGGCGGTGTCGCCGATCTTTTTTTGTCTCCTTTGGCCTTAGGACCATGGAGGCGTGCTGGATtccggcccttgccggtgggagggctcctgCTCTATTGTTAGGTCTTTTTTTAGTTCCTTTAGGTTTTGTGTACTGCTCAGAAAGGCGAGACGGCAGCGGCTCTCTGAAGATGAATAATGTTCTCCTCGTCTATCCCCCGTCTCGGCATTGCGTCTAGCACCATCGGAGGGCTTGTGGAGTTCCCAGTGGATCTTGTGGGATTCGATTAGTGTCTGTTCGTTGGATTTGCTTGGATCTGGCCTTCGTTTGTCTGTGTTCATGTGTCTACGGGTTAGATTCGTTCGATCTACGCAACTCTTCATCGTTGATGGTCGTTGCTCTGATGCGCTAGCCTTTGAggccttaacacgacgactttCTGACTGTGTACTACAAAAAGCTTGCCCCGGCTTTGATGAAGGAAGGGAAATGATAGCGGCGTGCCTTTTGCTTGCTCCATTGGTTGTAATCATCGTTAGGTAGTCTAtgaacttttttttttgagggaaaggtAGTCTATGAACATTGATGTAATTTCTATTGCTTCTTGTGTTCCTTTTTACCGCCATGATGATGAACAAATAGATCATAAGTTTTTCCGCAAATAAACTAGCTAGTCTTTTTGTAACAAGCCAAGTATGCCCCTCCGCAAAATAAAAGACCAAGTATACCCCGTAATCCAATtggcaccgcaataggcaatgaaACCTGTCCATTGTTTTCTGCTTTAGAAAGAAACCGTACAATATTGGAACTAGAGGTCAAGACCCCTTTCGCTAAAAAAAAGGCGAAGAGCCCGCTCCATCGTGTGAAGCATGTATATCATTCTATTGTGTTTGTCTAGGGCATTTTTAAAcaaaaacactaacgcccacatgtgtggcaaTATTGTAACTCACCCACACGCCTGGATCACCGTCCAGTTAAGTTTGCATGAATCTTGAAACACCGAGACAGTTTTCACGTGTCACGTAGGACAAGGCCGGTGTGTGGGTGTTGGAGAGGTCGCCCACACGCCCCCACAGCACGCGGTTGCCAGTtgcgctgtgtgggcgaactagtttctgcccacacagctACCATCTAGTCCACGCGCGTGTGGGGGAACTGCTTTTCATCCACACGGCACATGACAAATAGGTAAACACATATGGCAACTATGATTCGTTTGCTAAATAGCAATTGCATTGCGCTTACGTGGCAATTGGGTAAAcatacatggcaactgtgattaatcacacgtggcaactaggtaaacacacatgacaactattGTTTGActatatgtggcaagtagttaatcacatatgacaactatggtttgattacacgcggcaactaccataaattagacatggcaactatagttaaccaaaacagagagagttgacatgcttttacaaccatatttgccattccggataactacatctgccatcccGGATGACTACTAAATCGTCAACCCGCGGGTACCTATTGTAGTTGTGCCAGGACGTGTGGACATACTTTCTTCGTGCCATACGCGCGGGGTggggatgagtagtacttgttgggcgtgtggcacgaagtagttGCGTCCACACATGTGGGCAATTCTCTGTTCGCCTATACACAGCCCGTGCGGGCTGCCCCCTGCTCATGTCACACACGATGTGTAGGCGAATGCCTATTATGCCAGACGTGTGGTGGATATCGGTGTCCTTTTTAAATGTGTTctaattattgcacatctaaatgactCGATCAtccataaaaagaaaagaaaacgtccACATGAGTCTCCATCTAGGTCAATAAAATAGGAGTTAAATGTACAATGCTTATGGCTCATCTTCATAATGTACATGTAAAGAAACATTACTAGATAAGAACTAAAAAAATTAAATAGTATTGAAGCTTGTCAAAAttgactactccctctgttcagaaTTACTCGttgaagaaatgaatgtatctagatgtattttagttgtagatatatccatttttatccatttttgtgacaagtaattccgaacgaaggtACTTTTTAGAGGCCGGTTAATTTGGTATTCCATCAATAAATATCCATTTTTCTGACTTGCCAGACATTGAGATACCAAATTTTGGTATTAAACCATGCATGCCATCAATTCGACGGATAAAAGCCATTTTGTGGGTATTACCCCTTGCTCTGAAACCTCAGAAGTCAGAAACCCTAGTACAATCTATATATCTCGTCCTTGCCGGCGTAGGCGCGCGTGCCGATCGGATTTACAGGTAGCAATGCTAGCGCGGGCGTTTGCGCTGGTGAGAAGCAAAGGCACGCAATGCCCCCCGCTAGATCGCTCTGTCCAGGGCTCTGTCGCTCTTCGCCGCTGCTCCCACACGCCGCTGCAGCAGTTTTGCCGACGGTCATTACTATCTGATTCTGCCTCCCAAGAACAGCACTCGCCACAAGATTACAGCACAGGAACACCTCCTGCCTGCAGTACCTTCgaacaggggcggagccaggatgaaAAACAAGTGGGGGCAATGATGTGTAGAAACTTTTCTTCTCAGGAAAGGAGTTCACTTGTGCCTAGATCATTTACATCACAGAAGCAGGCTTGTCGGTGCTAAGAAGCGAAATCATATAGTTCCATATAAGATAATTTCATCGCAGAGAATATGACAGTTTGTTCCA
This genomic window contains:
- the LOC123159253 gene encoding thioredoxin O, mitochondrial isoform X2, translating into MARRLCRLPRLLLPLAAAPKPQPRLPALNPSPAAHLRPSPSSPTLTPSLSAFPRLFSSSSAGDSSMVVVGSADSFEDIHAKVQVEKLPAVFYYTAVWCGPCRMMAPVIEKMSRQYPKIPVYKVDIDMDGLGTRLSNLKIFSIPTFHFYHKGEKSSEVVGADVKKLEAAMESLHK
- the LOC123159253 gene encoding thioredoxin O, mitochondrial isoform X1, translated to MARRLCRLPRLLLPLAAAPKPQPRLPALNPSPAAHLRPSPSSPTLTPSLSAFPRLFSSSSAGDSSMVVVGSADSFEDIHAKVQVEKLPAVFYYTAVWCGPCRMMAPVIEKMSRQYPKIPVYKVDIDMDGLGTRLSNLKIFSIPTFHFYHKGEKSSEVVGADVKKLEAAMESLHKQQ